Within Mycobacteriales bacterium, the genomic segment AGGTTCGGTATCGCGGCGAGGGTGCGCATCGTCGCGCCCGGCCGGCCGGACCCGTTGTCGCTCAGCGGTCCGGCTCGTCGAGGCCGGGCGGAAGCGTGCCCGACGCCCGTTGCCACGTGGAGGCGATCCGGCGTTGTGCAATCAGCTTGGCGGCGGCTACCACGGCGGCCGACGCCATCACCCAGCTGATCGCCTCGCCCCACTGCACGTCGGGGTGCTCGGGGTTGCTCGGCGGCTCCTTG encodes:
- a CDS encoding DUF4235 domain-containing protein, giving the protein MARRKKGSDEPSTEADQGKDAGKVGYKIFASVGAAVGTTVARKVLNAGWRTATGKEPPSNPEHPDVQWGEAISWVMASAAVVAAAKLIAQRRIASTWQRASGTLPPGLDEPDR